One Amycolatopsis thermophila DNA segment encodes these proteins:
- a CDS encoding isocitrate lyase/PEP mutase family protein, translating into MSAEALRALHVPGDPLILPNAWDADTARLVEEAGFPVVATSSVAVAAALGYPDGEAAPAEEMFAAAARIARAVSVPVTVDAESGYGLSGREFADRLLATGAVGCNYEDTDHAAGGLRPAREQAARIAAVREAAGRDLVINARIDVFLRAPDARAALPEAIERARAYLDAGADCVYPILLRDEAVLAEFVRAVSPAAVNANGPDFAALARLGVARISMGAGLWRAARDRLTEHLKSLRA; encoded by the coding sequence GTGAGCGCGGAGGCACTGCGCGCGCTGCACGTGCCGGGCGACCCGCTGATCCTGCCGAACGCGTGGGACGCCGACACCGCGCGGCTGGTCGAGGAGGCCGGATTCCCGGTGGTGGCGACGTCGTCGGTCGCCGTCGCCGCCGCGCTGGGGTACCCGGACGGTGAAGCCGCGCCGGCCGAGGAGATGTTCGCGGCGGCCGCCCGCATCGCGCGGGCGGTGTCGGTGCCGGTGACGGTCGACGCCGAGAGCGGGTACGGGCTGTCCGGGCGTGAGTTCGCCGACCGGCTGCTGGCGACCGGGGCGGTCGGGTGCAACTACGAGGACACCGACCACGCGGCCGGCGGGCTGCGGCCGGCCAGGGAGCAGGCCGCGCGGATCGCGGCGGTGCGCGAGGCCGCGGGGCGGGACCTGGTGATCAACGCGCGCATCGACGTGTTCCTGCGCGCACCGGACGCGCGGGCGGCGCTGCCCGAGGCGATCGAGCGGGCCAGGGCCTACCTCGACGCCGGGGCGGACTGCGTGTACCCGATCCTGTTGCGGGACGAGGCGGTGCTGGCCGAGTTCGTGCGGGCGGTGAGCCCGGCGGCGGTGAACGCGAACGGCCCGGACTTCGCGGCGCTGGCGCGGCTGGGCGTCGCGCGGATCTCGATGGGCGCCGGCCTGTGGCGCGCAGCTCGCGACCGGCTCACCGAGCACCTGAAGTCCCTGCGCGCCTGA
- a CDS encoding carboxymuconolactone decarboxylase family protein, giving the protein MTKRIQLSAALPEAYQSILTLHSVVEKAAANAGLDQRLIELVKIRASMLNGCAFCLDMHARDARKLGESERRILMLSTWWETELYTEQERAALALTDAMTRLPQNQDVPDEVYEEATRVFTEEQYVAVAWAATVINAFNRLGVTSHKPLPAEGK; this is encoded by the coding sequence ATGACGAAGCGAATCCAGTTGTCCGCCGCGCTGCCCGAGGCCTACCAGTCCATCCTCACCCTGCACTCGGTGGTCGAGAAGGCGGCCGCGAACGCGGGGCTGGACCAGCGGCTGATCGAGCTGGTGAAGATCCGCGCGTCGATGCTGAACGGGTGCGCCTTCTGCCTCGACATGCACGCGCGGGACGCCCGCAAGCTCGGCGAGAGCGAGCGGCGCATCCTCATGCTCAGCACCTGGTGGGAGACCGAGCTGTACACCGAGCAGGAGCGGGCCGCGCTCGCGCTGACCGACGCGATGACCCGCCTGCCGCAGAACCAGGACGTGCCGGACGAGGTGTACGAGGAGGCCACGCGCGTGTTCACCGAGGAGCAGTACGTCGCGGTCGCCTGGGCGGCCACGGTGATCAACGCGTTCAACCGGCTGGGCGTCACCAGCCACAAGCCGCTCCCGGCGGAGGGGAAGTGA
- a CDS encoding ABC transporter permease: MSTAIQTEVEGGIGKRSLGQRLAGANTFWIALVLLALIAVFTVLAPNEFATLFTFQTLLIETSVLLVLSVGMTFVIITSGIDLSVGSVLIFAGMVCGKTMEWLSGGNASAAGWGVITAGLVAAVLAGTAWGLINGLLIAVAKIPPLIVTLGSMGAALGAAYLLNGGSDVRSVPTVLNRTLGYGTSFGGVPNLVLVAVVITLIGAWLLHTTRFGRYTYAVGSNAEAARRAGIAVTAHLLKVYLLTGFLAGVAGFLSLAYYASTTITAHTNDNLNAIAATVMGGTSLFGGVGSVLGTVIGVFIPAVLKKGFNITHVPDFWQMIAVGAVLVAAVWFDQRRRRARSSR; encoded by the coding sequence GTGAGCACCGCGATCCAGACCGAGGTCGAGGGCGGGATCGGCAAGCGGTCCCTGGGGCAGCGCCTGGCCGGCGCCAACACGTTCTGGATCGCGCTGGTGCTGCTCGCGCTGATCGCCGTGTTCACCGTGCTCGCGCCGAACGAGTTCGCCACCTTGTTCACGTTCCAGACGCTGCTGATCGAGACCTCGGTGCTGCTCGTGCTGTCGGTCGGGATGACGTTCGTGATCATCACCTCCGGCATCGACCTGTCCGTCGGGTCGGTGCTGATCTTCGCCGGCATGGTGTGCGGCAAGACGATGGAGTGGCTCTCCGGCGGCAACGCGAGCGCGGCCGGGTGGGGCGTGATCACGGCCGGGCTGGTCGCGGCGGTGCTCGCCGGCACGGCGTGGGGCCTGATCAACGGGTTGCTCATCGCGGTCGCGAAGATCCCGCCGCTGATCGTGACGCTCGGCTCGATGGGGGCCGCGCTGGGGGCGGCGTACCTGCTCAACGGCGGTTCGGACGTGCGCAGCGTGCCGACGGTGCTCAACCGCACGCTCGGCTACGGCACGTCGTTCGGCGGCGTCCCGAACCTGGTGCTGGTGGCCGTGGTGATCACGCTGATCGGGGCGTGGCTGCTGCACACCACGCGGTTCGGCCGGTACACCTACGCCGTGGGCTCCAACGCCGAGGCCGCGCGGCGCGCCGGGATCGCGGTGACCGCGCACCTGCTCAAGGTGTACCTGCTGACCGGGTTCCTCGCCGGGGTGGCCGGGTTCCTGTCGCTGGCCTACTACGCGTCGACCACGATCACCGCGCACACCAATGACAACCTCAACGCCATCGCCGCGACCGTGATGGGCGGGACGAGCCTGTTCGGCGGTGTCGGATCGGTGCTCGGCACGGTGATCGGGGTGTTCATCCCCGCCGTGCTGAAGAAGGGTTTCAACATCACGCACGTGCCGGACTTCTGGCAGATGATCGCGGTCGGTGCGGTGCTGGTCGCCGCGGTGTGGTTCGACCAGCGGCGCCGCCGGGCGCGCAGTTCCCGCTGA
- a CDS encoding ABC transporter substrate-binding protein, whose product MKVTRIAGLAAAAVLLAACGSGQVGGSGGGPDENTKRLTLIPGVQAEPFYISMQCGAQAEAQKLGYALEVSAPQKFDAALQTEKVNALGSNPPDALLIAPTDDTAMLAPIQQVASRGVKIIEVDTALKDTSVAQSSISSDSTQGGQMAADTLAQLAAGKSGSVLVLDTIAGTSTTNARAAGFEEQLKKYPNLKSVGVQFTQNEPEQAAAKVTAALASTPDLVGIFATNLNTGEGAATGLRNAGKVGQVNLIGFDASPSEVDGLRSGEYQALIAQDPQMIGQQGVQQAVAALEGKPVTRKLTAPLHSLTKANMDANQQYFYKQSC is encoded by the coding sequence ATGAAGGTGACGAGGATCGCCGGGCTGGCGGCGGCCGCGGTGTTGCTGGCGGCGTGCGGGTCCGGTCAGGTCGGCGGTTCCGGGGGTGGCCCGGACGAGAACACCAAGCGGCTCACACTGATCCCGGGTGTGCAGGCCGAGCCGTTCTACATCTCGATGCAGTGCGGCGCGCAGGCCGAGGCGCAGAAGCTCGGGTACGCGCTGGAGGTGTCCGCACCGCAGAAGTTCGACGCGGCGCTGCAGACCGAGAAGGTGAACGCGCTCGGCTCGAACCCGCCCGACGCGCTGCTGATCGCCCCGACCGACGACACGGCGATGCTCGCGCCGATCCAGCAGGTCGCCTCGCGCGGGGTGAAGATCATCGAGGTGGACACCGCGCTGAAGGACACCAGCGTGGCGCAGTCGTCGATCTCGTCGGACAGCACGCAGGGCGGCCAGATGGCGGCGGACACGCTGGCCCAGCTGGCGGCCGGGAAGTCCGGTTCGGTGCTGGTGCTGGACACGATCGCGGGCACCTCGACGACGAACGCGCGCGCGGCCGGGTTCGAGGAGCAGCTGAAGAAGTACCCGAACCTGAAGTCGGTGGGCGTCCAGTTCACGCAGAACGAGCCGGAACAGGCGGCGGCGAAGGTGACCGCGGCGCTGGCCTCCACGCCGGACCTGGTCGGGATCTTCGCGACGAACCTCAACACCGGCGAGGGCGCCGCGACGGGTCTGCGCAACGCGGGCAAGGTGGGTCAGGTCAACCTGATCGGCTTCGACGCCAGCCCGTCCGAAGTGGATGGTCTGCGCAGCGGGGAGTACCAGGCGCTGATCGCGCAGGACCCGCAGATGATCGGACAGCAGGGCGTCCAGCAGGCGGTCGCGGCGCTGGAGGGCAAGCCGGTCACGCGCAAGCTGACCGCGCCACTGCACTCCCTCACCAAGGCGAACATGGACGCCAACCAGCAGTACTTCTACAAGCAGTCCTGCTGA